From a region of the Citricoccus muralis genome:
- a CDS encoding ABC transporter substrate-binding protein — MRTPQKRTTGLLAVLAAGALALTACTGGTAGGGGGNAAEGGERVYVQAIADDPMGLNAQLISGATPSMFSAQILDPLIFLSQDYEMTPGLAESWELSDDGLDLTLVLREGVTWHDGEPFTAEDVAFNFEEIVPLQSFGAQIGERLESAEVVDEHTVVLHLSEPFGPLLETVASQFMVPKHIYEGTDYVTNQANMEPIGTGPMVFDSYSSGEQVTLTANPDYWGGEVQVDRAVYPIMTDPNARAEALFAGEVDQASVDVSQQGRVSDDPTTLLLEESNFPQLVTVMFNAQSEYLEDPAVRAAVFAALDREAIVDTALSGIGTPANGFFPEALEWAVSPNVDFSQDFPRDVDAINETLDEAGFERGADGMRFTLNVRYINELSDVAATVEMAESMLEEVGIGIEMQGTSGAVFTEKVYTESEFDLAFLRSTVGADPSIGIVRWYECNDQKAAAANPSGLCDPEIDAAAAEALATSVQAERGVALTALQDRAAEMMYYAPLAWFNGAFPTINTTRWQGQDEPTSMTNRMPWTTMTMEG, encoded by the coding sequence ATGCGCACACCACAGAAACGAACCACCGGCCTGCTGGCCGTGCTCGCCGCCGGGGCCCTGGCTCTGACCGCGTGCACCGGAGGCACCGCCGGCGGCGGAGGCGGCAACGCGGCCGAGGGCGGGGAACGCGTCTACGTCCAGGCCATCGCCGACGATCCGATGGGTCTGAACGCCCAACTGATCAGCGGCGCCACCCCGTCCATGTTCAGCGCCCAGATCCTGGACCCCTTGATCTTCCTCTCCCAGGACTACGAGATGACTCCCGGGCTGGCGGAGTCCTGGGAACTCAGCGACGACGGCCTGGACCTGACCCTGGTCCTGCGCGAGGGCGTCACGTGGCATGACGGCGAGCCCTTCACCGCGGAGGACGTGGCCTTCAACTTCGAGGAGATCGTGCCCCTGCAGTCCTTCGGGGCGCAGATCGGCGAGCGGCTGGAATCGGCGGAGGTGGTGGACGAGCACACCGTGGTTCTGCACCTGAGCGAACCGTTCGGCCCCCTGCTGGAGACGGTGGCCTCCCAGTTCATGGTCCCGAAGCACATCTACGAAGGCACCGACTACGTGACGAACCAGGCGAACATGGAGCCGATCGGCACCGGGCCCATGGTGTTCGACTCCTACAGCTCCGGGGAACAGGTGACCCTGACCGCCAACCCGGACTACTGGGGCGGCGAGGTCCAGGTGGACCGGGCCGTCTACCCGATCATGACGGACCCGAATGCCCGGGCCGAGGCCCTGTTCGCCGGTGAGGTGGACCAGGCCTCCGTGGACGTCTCGCAGCAGGGCCGCGTCTCGGATGACCCCACCACGCTGCTGCTGGAGGAGAGCAACTTCCCGCAGCTCGTGACCGTCATGTTCAACGCGCAGAGCGAGTACCTGGAGGATCCGGCGGTGCGGGCCGCCGTCTTCGCCGCCCTGGACCGCGAGGCGATCGTGGACACCGCCCTGAGCGGCATCGGCACGCCGGCCAACGGGTTCTTCCCCGAAGCCTTGGAGTGGGCCGTGAGCCCCAACGTGGACTTCTCGCAAGACTTCCCGCGGGACGTGGACGCCATCAACGAGACCCTGGACGAGGCCGGGTTCGAGCGCGGGGCGGACGGGATGCGGTTCACCCTGAACGTCCGGTACATCAACGAGCTCTCGGACGTGGCCGCCACCGTGGAGATGGCCGAGTCCATGCTGGAGGAGGTCGGCATCGGCATCGAGATGCAGGGCACCTCAGGCGCGGTCTTCACCGAGAAGGTCTACACGGAGAGCGAGTTCGACCTGGCGTTCCTCCGCTCGACCGTCGGGGCGGACCCCAGCATCGGGATCGTGCGCTGGTACGAGTGCAACGACCAGAAGGCGGCCGCGGCCAATCCCTCCGGCCTGTGTGACCCCGAGATCGACGCCGCCGCTGCCGAGGCCCTGGCGACCTCCGTCCAGGCCGAGCGCGGTGTGGCGTTGACGGCCCTGCAGGACCGCGCCGCCGAGATGATGTACTACGCGCCGCTGGCGTGGTTCAACGGCGCCTTCCCCACCATCAACACCACGCGCTGGCAGGGTCAGGACGAGCCCACGTCGATGACCAACCGGATGCCGTGGACCACCATGACGATGGAGGGATAG
- a CDS encoding ATP-binding cassette domain-containing protein codes for MLLEAIDVSKTFRSRRSSAPVHAVQNATLQARPGEFVAIVGESGSGKSTLARLLLDLLDPSEGSIQLDGREVGSMDRTERRAYRRSVQAVLQDPAGSLNPRKRVAQAIGEVIRLHGMARGSAETRHRVTEVLELVGMEPAAAFMDRFPHELSGGQRQRVLIARAIALDPRIIVADEAVSALDASVKAGVLAVMADLKDRLGVGYVFITHDLPVVQKVADHVYVMRHGRILEHGPKDEIFANPSHPYTRELLAASPALP; via the coding sequence ATGTTGCTTGAGGCCATCGACGTCTCCAAGACGTTCCGCTCCCGCCGCTCATCGGCGCCCGTCCACGCAGTGCAGAACGCCACCCTGCAGGCCAGACCCGGCGAGTTCGTGGCGATCGTGGGTGAATCCGGCTCCGGCAAGTCCACCTTGGCCCGCCTCCTGCTGGACCTGCTCGATCCCTCCGAGGGGTCCATCCAGCTGGACGGACGCGAGGTCGGCTCCATGGACCGCACCGAGCGCCGGGCGTACCGGCGCAGCGTCCAGGCGGTGCTGCAGGACCCCGCAGGGTCCCTGAACCCCCGCAAGCGGGTGGCGCAGGCGATTGGCGAGGTCATCCGGCTCCACGGGATGGCCCGGGGGTCCGCCGAGACCCGCCACCGGGTCACCGAGGTCCTCGAGCTGGTGGGCATGGAGCCCGCGGCGGCCTTCATGGACCGGTTCCCCCACGAGCTCTCCGGCGGACAGCGGCAGCGGGTGCTGATCGCGCGCGCCATCGCCCTGGACCCCCGCATCATCGTGGCCGACGAGGCCGTCTCCGCCCTCGACGCCTCCGTGAAGGCCGGCGTGCTGGCCGTGATGGCGGACCTGAAGGACCGGCTCGGCGTCGGCTACGTCTTCATCACCCACGACCTGCCGGTGGTGCAGAAGGTCGCCGACCACGTGTACGTCATGCGCCACGGACGGATCCTGGAGCACGGCCCGAAGGACGAGATCTTCGCCAATCCCTCCCACCCCTACACCCGCGAACTGCTCGCGGCGTCTCCGGCCCTGCCCTGA
- a CDS encoding ABC transporter ATP-binding protein — translation MTTAVNQPVAGTPLIELTGLNVVLPTGERSEVEAVKSVDLVVHDGERVGLVGESGSGKSVTGRSIAGLLPTSPRVRVSGSIRIRGQEMVGAPARTWNEVRRKTVGMIFQDPLTFLNPTMRVGRQVAESIPDRRLVRSGAGGDRTARDRAVFRFLRQAGLPDAEQVAASFPHELSGGMRQRVLIAIAIAKEPSLVLADEPTTALDATVQQHVLRTLDETVAELGTSLMLISHDLAVVAGMTDRVYVMYAGRIVEEGPTAQVLAEPRHEYTQALLRSVRSLTDQDTDLYSIPLALRQRFAEEPSHVA, via the coding sequence ATGACCACCGCAGTGAACCAACCAGTCGCGGGGACCCCGCTGATCGAGCTCACCGGCCTGAATGTGGTGCTGCCGACCGGAGAACGCAGCGAGGTGGAGGCGGTGAAGTCGGTGGACCTGGTGGTCCACGATGGCGAGCGCGTCGGCCTGGTCGGCGAGTCCGGCTCCGGCAAGTCCGTCACCGGCCGGTCCATCGCCGGCCTGCTGCCCACCTCCCCCCGGGTGCGGGTGAGCGGATCCATCCGTATCCGCGGCCAGGAGATGGTCGGGGCCCCGGCCCGGACCTGGAACGAGGTGCGCCGCAAGACCGTGGGCATGATCTTCCAGGACCCGCTGACGTTCCTGAATCCCACGATGCGGGTGGGGCGGCAGGTGGCCGAGTCGATTCCCGACCGGCGGCTGGTGCGCTCCGGGGCGGGAGGCGACCGCACGGCGCGGGATCGGGCCGTGTTCCGGTTCCTGCGGCAGGCCGGGCTACCGGACGCCGAACAGGTCGCCGCGTCCTTCCCGCACGAGCTCTCCGGCGGCATGCGTCAGCGAGTGCTGATCGCCATCGCCATCGCCAAGGAGCCGTCCCTGGTCCTGGCCGATGAGCCGACCACGGCCCTGGACGCCACCGTGCAACAGCACGTGCTGCGCACCCTGGATGAGACCGTGGCCGAGCTGGGGACCTCCCTCATGCTCATCTCCCACGACCTCGCGGTGGTGGCGGGGATGACCGACCGGGTCTACGTCATGTACGCGGGCCGGATCGTGGAGGAGGGCCCCACCGCCCAAGTCCTCGCCGAGCCCCGGCACGAGTACACCCAGGCCCTGCTGCGCAGTGTCCGCAGCCTCACCGACCAGGACACCGACCTGTATTCCATTCCCCTGGCCCTGCGCCAGCGGTTCGCCGAGGAGCCGTCCCATGTTGCTTGA
- a CDS encoding ABC transporter permease, whose product MTQQETHMVPPPETDTPAPPDGAGSPPPARPDAPAGAAGRRRPPGTERSPWRVFLRKPSTLVFLPLLGLFVLIAALGPLLVGDPSATGNAELLAPSAAHPLGTDHLGRDYLARVVNGGQISLLVGFTVAVLCMTIGLVVGGLAGYHGGWMDTLMVKLAEFFQVLPGIVLALVAAALLGANVFIIVAILSITMWPAVARIVRAEAMRISQLGYVESARAAGFRSVRIIWSDVLPNALPPVLVATSMTVGRAILIESGLAYLGIGDPSHPSWGALLNSAQAYMRDGWWLAVAPGLCIFLVVLAVNMLGDALNDAYNPTVGRVK is encoded by the coding sequence ATGACCCAGCAGGAAACCCACATGGTCCCCCCACCGGAGACTGACACCCCAGCGCCACCCGACGGCGCCGGATCCCCGCCACCGGCACGGCCGGACGCCCCCGCCGGAGCCGCCGGCCGGCGTCGTCCCCCAGGCACCGAACGGTCCCCCTGGCGCGTGTTCCTGCGCAAGCCCAGCACGCTGGTGTTCCTGCCCCTGTTGGGGCTGTTCGTCCTCATCGCGGCCCTCGGTCCGCTCCTGGTGGGCGATCCCTCCGCGACCGGGAACGCCGAACTGCTCGCTCCCAGCGCCGCCCACCCACTGGGCACCGATCACCTGGGACGGGACTACCTGGCCCGGGTGGTCAACGGCGGCCAGATCTCCCTCCTGGTGGGCTTCACCGTGGCGGTGCTCTGCATGACCATCGGTCTGGTCGTCGGCGGACTCGCCGGTTACCACGGCGGCTGGATGGACACCCTGATGGTCAAGCTGGCCGAGTTCTTCCAGGTGCTGCCCGGGATCGTGCTGGCCCTGGTGGCGGCGGCGCTGCTGGGGGCCAACGTCTTCATCATCGTGGCCATCCTCTCCATCACCATGTGGCCGGCGGTGGCCAGGATCGTGCGGGCCGAGGCCATGCGCATCTCCCAGCTGGGCTACGTGGAGTCCGCCCGCGCCGCCGGGTTCCGGTCCGTGCGCATCATCTGGTCCGATGTGCTGCCCAACGCCCTGCCGCCCGTGCTGGTGGCCACGTCCATGACGGTGGGCCGGGCCATCCTCATCGAATCGGGCCTGGCCTACCTGGGCATCGGTGACCCGTCCCACCCCTCGTGGGGTGCCCTGCTGAACTCCGCCCAGGCGTATATGCGGGACGGCTGGTGGCTGGCCGTGGCCCCGGGCCTGTGCATCTTCCTGGTGGTGCTCGCCGTCAACATGCTCGGCGACGCCCTCAATGACGCCTACAACCCCACCGTCGGGAGGGTGAAATGA
- a CDS encoding ABC transporter permease: protein MSSLILFIAVITVLFFLLEMAPGDPIQTLVGDVPLSEAFRAQITAAYGLDKPVWERYVLYLGNVFTGNLGFSFGTNNEPVLDLILSRAGNTLALAVPAFLISTIGGIILGSIAARTRKRWLDGGISGGAVALFSVPNFWFGMLLIMVFSIWLGWFPTQGKSPYGQPGIGFEYLVLPVITMATSELAYKTRIMRSSMIESLGQDFVDTARSKGLSSSHLLWRHALPNALLPMVTVSGYSLGYILAGSVLVERVFGWPGMGLLFIDAINRQNNMVILGVVIVLTVVIILVNILTDVVYGLVDPRLRAQFSPQRTLPPEGRQDRQSDEVAA, encoded by the coding sequence TTGTCTTCCCTCATCCTGTTCATCGCCGTGATCACGGTGCTGTTCTTCCTGCTGGAGATGGCCCCGGGGGATCCCATCCAGACGCTGGTCGGGGACGTCCCCCTCTCCGAGGCTTTCCGGGCACAGATCACCGCCGCCTACGGCCTGGACAAGCCGGTCTGGGAGCGGTATGTGCTCTACCTCGGCAACGTCTTCACCGGAAACCTCGGGTTCTCCTTCGGCACGAACAACGAACCGGTGCTGGATTTGATCCTCAGCCGGGCCGGGAACACCCTGGCCCTGGCGGTCCCCGCCTTCCTGATCTCCACCATCGGCGGCATCATCCTCGGCTCGATCGCCGCCCGGACCCGGAAGCGGTGGCTGGACGGCGGCATCTCCGGCGGCGCCGTCGCGCTGTTCTCCGTCCCCAACTTCTGGTTCGGCATGCTGCTGATCATGGTCTTCTCGATCTGGCTGGGCTGGTTCCCCACCCAGGGCAAGAGCCCCTACGGGCAGCCGGGCATCGGGTTCGAGTACCTGGTCCTGCCCGTGATCACCATGGCCACCAGCGAGCTGGCGTACAAGACCCGCATCATGCGCTCGTCCATGATCGAGTCCCTCGGCCAGGACTTCGTGGACACGGCCCGCTCCAAGGGTCTCTCCTCGTCCCACCTGCTCTGGCGCCACGCCCTGCCCAACGCCCTGTTGCCCATGGTCACGGTCTCCGGCTACAGCCTCGGCTACATCCTGGCCGGATCCGTGCTGGTGGAGCGCGTGTTCGGCTGGCCCGGGATGGGCCTGCTGTTCATCGACGCCATCAACCGCCAGAACAACATGGTCATCCTGGGCGTGGTGATCGTCCTGACCGTGGTGATCATCCTCGTCAACATCCTCACGGATGTGGTGTACGGGCTGGTCGATCCACGGTTGCGAGCCCAGTTCTCCCCCCAACGCACCCTGCCGCCCGAGGGCCGGCAGGACCGGCAGAGTGACGAGGTAGCGGCATGA
- a CDS encoding IclR family transcriptional regulator — protein sequence MTQNPPVDIQSVRERLRDTAPGHPKRTAAARVLSLLDAFAHRGEPLTLSEIARRADLSLTTTHRLAHEVREWGGLDLDEEGRYCLSRKILELASASTEDLRIRELALPHLVDLQRRTGLTVNLSVREGQDVMYLEALRAHPNYTGQNRMGGRLPLHVTATGLVLLAFSSRQEQDEYLATPLKRYTRFTKTRSEELHEIMDAAQRDGILRLDGAVAAGAGSIAAPVPDALGRVDVAVGAIYAHRNPEPHGLPDLVLATARRIARARSERPVLDPRTIAFNRSQAGLG from the coding sequence ATGACCCAGAACCCACCCGTCGACATCCAGAGTGTGCGCGAGAGGCTCCGCGACACCGCGCCCGGACACCCGAAGCGCACGGCTGCCGCCCGCGTCCTGTCCCTGCTGGACGCGTTCGCTCACCGGGGTGAACCGCTGACGCTCTCCGAGATCGCCCGCCGTGCCGACCTGAGCCTGACCACCACCCACCGCCTCGCCCACGAGGTGCGGGAATGGGGCGGCCTGGACCTGGACGAGGAGGGACGGTACTGCCTCAGCCGCAAGATCCTGGAATTGGCGAGCGCCTCCACGGAGGACCTGCGCATCCGTGAGCTGGCCCTGCCGCACCTGGTGGACCTGCAGCGCCGGACCGGACTCACCGTCAACCTCTCGGTGCGGGAGGGCCAGGACGTCATGTATCTCGAGGCCCTGAGGGCCCATCCCAACTACACGGGGCAGAACCGCATGGGCGGCCGGCTCCCCCTCCATGTCACGGCCACCGGGCTGGTTCTGCTGGCCTTCTCCAGCCGGCAGGAGCAGGACGAGTACCTGGCCACGCCCCTCAAGCGGTACACCCGGTTCACGAAGACCCGGTCTGAGGAGCTGCACGAGATCATGGACGCGGCCCAGCGCGATGGCATCCTCCGATTGGACGGCGCAGTGGCCGCCGGGGCCGGCTCCATCGCGGCCCCGGTTCCCGATGCCCTGGGCCGGGTCGACGTGGCCGTGGGCGCCATCTACGCACACCGGAACCCGGAACCCCATGGGCTGCCGGACCTGGTCCTCGCGACCGCCCGCCGCATCGCCCGGGCTCGCTCCGAGCGCCCCGTCCTGGATCCCCGCACCATCGCCTTCAACCGGAGCCAGGCCGGCCTCGGCTGA
- a CDS encoding SDR family NAD(P)-dependent oxidoreductase has protein sequence MTTTASSANTSPGTSSSTQTHAWSAAVQDEIAQAEHTPWLAGKTAVVAGGGLSGPEGGVGFAMAWLFSRAGARIAVLDRDQEAAQRTVDAVREAGGQASRFAVDLTDESDVLATVDRVLAEYGSIDVVGNSVGGGGITGIFETSLEDYQRAFDVNLGTALLLMRAVQPHMASGGAIIHVSSGAVEGRGPGLPYTLAKTALEKLCVGAAATLAPRGIRVNCIRVGMIWGAFAARGMTQERRELRAGSVALHTEGNVWDIASAAHFLCTPAARWITGQVLPVDGGGTVAPSAGQAGSSTS, from the coding sequence GTGACCACCACCGCTTCCAGCGCCAACACCAGCCCGGGCACCAGCTCCAGCACTCAAACCCATGCCTGGTCCGCAGCCGTCCAGGATGAGATCGCCCAGGCCGAGCACACCCCCTGGCTCGCCGGCAAGACCGCCGTCGTCGCCGGCGGCGGCCTGAGCGGGCCCGAGGGCGGCGTCGGTTTCGCCATGGCGTGGCTCTTCTCCCGGGCCGGTGCCCGCATCGCGGTGCTGGACCGGGACCAGGAGGCGGCGCAGCGGACCGTGGACGCCGTCCGGGAAGCCGGGGGCCAGGCCAGCCGCTTCGCCGTTGACCTCACCGATGAGTCCGATGTCCTGGCCACCGTGGACCGGGTGCTGGCCGAGTACGGGTCCATCGACGTAGTGGGCAACTCCGTGGGCGGCGGCGGCATCACCGGCATCTTCGAGACCTCCCTGGAGGACTACCAGCGGGCCTTCGACGTCAACCTGGGCACCGCGTTGCTGCTGATGCGCGCCGTGCAGCCGCACATGGCTTCCGGCGGGGCCATCATCCACGTGTCCTCCGGAGCGGTGGAGGGCCGCGGCCCTGGACTGCCCTACACCCTGGCCAAGACGGCCCTCGAGAAGCTCTGCGTCGGAGCGGCCGCCACACTGGCCCCGCGGGGCATCCGCGTGAACTGCATCAGGGTCGGAATGATCTGGGGCGCCTTCGCTGCCCGCGGCATGACCCAGGAACGCCGCGAGCTGAGGGCCGGCAGCGTGGCCTTGCACACCGAGGGCAACGTCTGGGACATCGCCTCCGCCGCGCATTTCCTGTGCACCCCCGCCGCCCGGTGGATCACCGGCCAGGTCCTCCCCGTGGACGGTGGCGGCACGGTGGCCCCGAGCGCGGGCCAGGCCGGCTCCAGCACGTCCTGA
- a CDS encoding UGSC family (seleno)protein, with translation MTAGILDPTISSINSRSRPGGPVATTQAAAAPRVGSLRGKRMGLLENTKRNAAALLDALGTVLTETDHVDLVRMTKQEFAMPLAEDVVDGLIRDCDVVVIGVGDCGSCSAAAVADGIALEERGVPVAVLCTEAFEVTSRAMAGLKGRPDFPVLLMPHPIANLTDGDLAERGQALASRVRGHFLGPAA, from the coding sequence ATGACGGCCGGGATCCTTGACCCCACCATCAGCAGTATCAACAGTAGAAGCCGGCCCGGCGGGCCGGTTGCCACCACGCAGGCGGCCGCGGCGCCTCGAGTGGGCTCCCTCCGGGGAAAACGGATGGGCCTGCTGGAGAACACGAAGCGTAACGCCGCTGCACTCCTGGATGCCCTGGGCACCGTCCTGACGGAGACAGACCACGTCGACCTGGTCCGGATGACGAAGCAGGAGTTCGCCATGCCCCTGGCCGAGGACGTGGTGGACGGCCTCATCCGTGACTGCGATGTGGTGGTGATCGGGGTCGGTGACTGCGGCTCCTGCAGCGCCGCCGCGGTGGCTGACGGCATCGCGTTGGAAGAGCGGGGAGTGCCCGTGGCGGTCCTGTGCACGGAGGCTTTCGAGGTCACGTCACGTGCCATGGCCGGGCTCAAGGGGCGGCCGGACTTCCCCGTGCTCCTCATGCCGCATCCGATCGCCAATCTGACGGACGGAGACCTCGCCGAACGCGGCCAGGCGCTGGCGTCCCGGGTGCGCGGCCACTTCCTCGGCCCGGCCGCATGA
- a CDS encoding helix-turn-helix transcriptional regulator, which produces MQPSPSSPPSIAPERRVTERLSDQHDAQDQHDQPRRLGPTPGIHATGLSAPEAVALPDLAPLDLSWLDPGADGRWMESPDEATRALGRILDGHGTGGAIVTGELGDRRETIESALSGVSPDRAVFRLHGSPFAAATPYGALAILLSGLNEAPPAQIHGMVRALADYLGSPGEQPAIVIVSQADQIDPDTITVLAQLSQINRITLVVHCDRPTEVPVDLAALRRLGTLTGITVWPLTPTASHGLLEEVLGGTVSRFASTVLWQHSSGSVHRLRQLARDCVVSGKLRRIDSSWVLAPGPLPRSTSGGASTAVLRDLPVRQRALLEMLAICGPMRVGDLIHTGFAAELDELDDDRVLEIRNGHSGRLALVTSVQAAEILAAIEPDRHRELASTLEALDPGYLSVLRAAQDLVAIGDAEGAISLFSEVGRASGGRPRASLTTGRVHLAWAESRARAVVGDLDGADAAIRSCPEQSAVLSVQAAALAVARGDLREALACLDVVPAEHRPELLDAGGVFFTSEAIHFRARSIRAEALAMADDQTGALDILTSLDRELTGFRTLGIINDVLSPYERAVIAESMLTVLLSCGQSQRCRELAEAVLAGRHGNPHAVLFADLVIAALDAMTGYRDRAEQRASRAAAQLEVAGQPHDFQLALAIQAFCATDRNDPSGADPSRLLDARVEGHPRAAAAPSLGRLGWLAELFLCWSTGEIHSTRARTARVLALADRAAGEGLYAVEFFAVASAFQWGETWLAPRLAETAAGTQTLTSLPNLLMSRSVLENDPDLLYRSLEQLAAAGYAGHLGRISSPLLKDVPHAQLRRLAETAAASGRRGGAETEDLEGEPEWMAELTRREKEISRLVVAGKSNAMIARISGISIRTVEGHLYQIYAKLQLKGRAELTRLAAAHSPQRTAS; this is translated from the coding sequence ATGCAACCGTCTCCATCCTCGCCCCCGTCCATCGCGCCCGAACGACGTGTCACCGAACGGCTTTCAGACCAGCACGACGCGCAAGACCAGCACGACCAGCCCCGACGTCTCGGCCCCACACCGGGGATCCACGCCACCGGGCTGTCTGCGCCCGAAGCCGTGGCCCTCCCCGACCTGGCACCGCTCGACCTCTCCTGGCTGGACCCGGGGGCAGACGGCCGCTGGATGGAGTCCCCGGATGAGGCAACCCGGGCCCTCGGCAGGATCCTGGACGGCCACGGTACCGGCGGGGCGATTGTGACCGGCGAACTCGGAGACCGCCGCGAGACCATCGAATCAGCCCTCTCAGGGGTCAGCCCGGACCGGGCGGTCTTCCGGCTCCACGGCAGCCCCTTCGCGGCAGCCACCCCGTACGGAGCCCTGGCCATCCTGCTCTCGGGATTGAACGAGGCGCCCCCGGCGCAGATCCACGGCATGGTCCGGGCCCTGGCCGACTATCTGGGATCGCCCGGAGAACAGCCGGCCATCGTGATCGTGTCCCAGGCGGACCAGATCGACCCGGACACCATCACCGTCCTGGCCCAGCTGTCCCAGATCAACCGCATCACCCTGGTGGTGCACTGCGACCGGCCGACGGAGGTCCCCGTCGACCTGGCAGCCCTGCGCCGCTTGGGGACCCTGACCGGGATCACGGTCTGGCCTCTGACCCCCACGGCGAGTCACGGTCTGCTCGAAGAGGTGCTCGGGGGAACCGTGTCCCGATTCGCCTCGACCGTGCTGTGGCAGCACAGCTCGGGATCCGTCCATCGGTTGCGGCAGCTGGCCCGGGACTGCGTGGTCTCCGGGAAGCTGCGGCGCATCGATTCCAGTTGGGTCCTCGCTCCCGGGCCGCTGCCCCGCTCCACCTCGGGAGGAGCCTCGACCGCAGTATTGCGTGACCTTCCGGTGCGCCAGCGAGCGCTGCTGGAGATGCTGGCGATCTGCGGGCCCATGCGCGTCGGTGACCTCATCCACACGGGCTTCGCCGCCGAACTCGATGAGCTCGATGACGACCGGGTGCTCGAGATCAGGAACGGCCACAGCGGCCGGCTGGCCCTGGTCACCTCCGTGCAGGCGGCAGAGATCCTGGCGGCCATCGAACCGGACCGTCACCGTGAGCTGGCCAGCACCCTCGAGGCCCTCGACCCCGGGTACCTCAGTGTGCTCCGGGCGGCCCAGGATCTGGTGGCCATCGGCGATGCCGAGGGAGCCATCTCCCTGTTCTCCGAAGTCGGCCGGGCCTCGGGTGGCCGGCCGCGGGCATCCCTGACAACGGGCCGGGTCCACCTGGCCTGGGCCGAGTCACGGGCCCGGGCCGTGGTGGGGGACCTGGACGGTGCCGACGCGGCGATCCGCAGTTGCCCGGAACAGTCCGCCGTGCTCAGCGTGCAGGCCGCAGCCCTGGCCGTCGCCCGCGGAGACCTCCGTGAGGCGTTGGCCTGCTTGGACGTGGTTCCGGCCGAACACCGCCCTGAATTGCTCGACGCCGGCGGCGTGTTCTTCACGAGTGAGGCCATCCACTTCCGCGCCAGGTCCATCCGTGCCGAGGCGCTGGCCATGGCGGACGATCAGACCGGCGCCCTGGACATCCTGACCTCGCTGGACCGGGAACTCACCGGCTTCCGGACCCTGGGAATCATCAACGACGTCCTCAGCCCCTACGAGCGGGCCGTGATAGCGGAGTCCATGCTGACCGTCCTGCTGTCCTGCGGGCAGTCGCAGCGATGCCGGGAGCTGGCCGAGGCGGTCCTGGCCGGGCGACATGGAAATCCCCATGCGGTGTTGTTTGCCGATCTCGTCATCGCCGCCCTGGACGCTATGACGGGGTACCGGGACCGTGCCGAGCAACGGGCTTCACGAGCGGCGGCCCAACTGGAGGTGGCGGGCCAACCTCACGACTTCCAGCTGGCGCTCGCCATCCAGGCCTTCTGTGCCACCGACAGGAACGACCCGTCCGGCGCGGACCCCTCCCGACTGCTGGATGCCCGAGTGGAGGGGCATCCGCGAGCGGCGGCGGCCCCGTCCCTGGGACGGCTGGGCTGGCTGGCCGAACTGTTCCTGTGCTGGTCCACGGGCGAGATCCACTCCACCCGGGCGCGGACGGCGAGGGTCCTGGCGCTCGCGGACCGGGCTGCCGGCGAGGGGCTCTACGCCGTGGAGTTCTTCGCGGTGGCCAGCGCGTTCCAATGGGGCGAGACGTGGCTGGCGCCGCGGCTGGCCGAGACGGCCGCTGGCACCCAGACGCTCACCTCCCTGCCGAATCTGCTGATGTCCCGCTCGGTGCTCGAGAACGATCCGGACCTGCTGTACCGGTCCTTGGAGCAGTTGGCGGCGGCGGGGTACGCGGGGCATCTCGGGCGCATCAGCTCACCCCTGCTCAAGGATGTGCCGCACGCCCAGTTGCGGCGCCTGGCCGAGACCGCGGCTGCCTCAGGGCGCAGGGGCGGCGCGGAGACCGAGGACCTGGAGG